AACTGGCCGATCAGCTGCGTCGCGGTCGAGCCGACCACCGCACCGTCGGCGCGCCGCACGGTGCCGCCGGCGACCACCACCTCGATGCGGGGATGGCGATAAAGCAGCATCGCGACGTTGAGATTGTTGGTGATGACGAGCAGGTCCTCGTGCGAGGTCAGCGCGCTTGCGACCTCTTCCGTCGTGGTGCCGATGTTGATGAAGAGCGAGCAGCCGTTCGGTATCAGCGAGGCGGCCGCAGCGCCGATCGCTTTCTTCTCGTCGGCGGCAACGAAGCGCCGCGCCTCGTAGGCGAGGTTTTCGACGCCCGAGGCAATGATGGCGCCGCCATGGATCCGGGTCAGCGAGCGGCGCTCGCAGAGATCGTTGAGATCCTTGCGGATGGTCTGCGCCGACACTTCGAAGCGGCGCGCGAGTTCCTCGACCATTACCCGGCCCGAGGCGCGGGCGATGTTGAGGATTTCGGCTTGGCGATGGGTCAATCCGGTCACGGGCGGCAACCTCACATCAGAGTTTTGCATGGTGCGGCGGTTCGACGCCGAGGTCAACGAGAGAGCACGGTAAAGTTAACGAACAGCGCGCCGGCGCCCTGCCCTCACCACTTCATGGCGGCCGCGACCAGCTCCATCAGGGCGTCATCATCGTACGCGCCGGCCGAGGCGACGGCACCGGCAGCGACCAGATCGTCGTGACTGAGTGACGTCCGCATGCCGATCGTCGGTATGCCCGCAGCCGAGGCCGATTGAATTCCGGAACGGGAATCCTCGAACGCAATCGAGGCATGGGCGGCGGCGCCGGCGAAGCGCAGCCCTTCCAGATAAGGCAGCGGATGCGGTTTGCCGTGCGGCAGTTCGTCGCCGATCACGATCGCCTTGAAGCGATCCATGATACCGAGCCCCGACAGCAGCATCTGCGCATTCAGCCGCGGCGCGTTGGTGACGGCGACCATGGGAATGCCCGTCGCGTCCGCCTTGTCGAGCAGCGCCATCAGGCCCGGCACCGGCTTGATCTGCCCGGCCACCAGCGTGCGGAAGATGTGCTCTTTCTCATCCATGATCGCTGCGCGGGCTTCGAGCGATTCCCGCGGCAGGAACCGCTCGCCGATCGACGCATTGGAGAAGCCCTGCAACTCCTTCGAAAACCGGGCGTGGTCGAACACATGACCGCGCGGTCCAAACACCTGATTGAACGCCTCGCGATGCAGCGCGTCGGTATCGGCGAGCGTGCCGTCGATGTCGAACAGCAGCGCATGGCCCGTAGCTTGCGACATTTCAATGATTCCTTTTCGTCGGGACGCACCAATAGCCGAGGAACGACGGAACCGAAACACTCGACAAATCCGCGCGCGGCTGTAACACTCGCGGGCAAGAGCAAAAAGGAGGAAACGATGACCATCAATCGGCGCGAACTGGCCGTCTCGGCCCTTGTACTGACAGCAGTCGGCGCGGCGCCCGCGTTCGCCGCTCCGGCGGAGGAAGAGGCGGTTGCGAAAAAAGTCGAAGCTTTTCGTCTCGCCCAGATCGCGGCGGATCCCAAGGCGCTCGGTGCGCTCTGCTGGGACGATCTCAGCTACAGCCATTCCAGCGGCAAGGTCGAGGACAAGGCGACCTTCATCGCCAACGCCACGGATGGAAAGTCGAAATTCCTGTCGATCGAGTATCAGGATCCGACCATCAAGGTCGTCGGCCCGGCCGCGATCGTGCGCTTCCACTGGATCGCCGAGCAGGAGATGGCGGCCGATGGGAAAAAAGTGCCGACCAACCTTCACATCCTGATGAACTGGCAGAAGCAGGGCGACGACTGGAAGCTGCTGTCGCGCGCCGCGACGAAGCTGTGATGTTCTTCCCCTCTCCCCTTGTGGGAGAGGGTGGCTCGCCGCGCAGCGGCGAGCCGGGTGAGGGGTTCTCTCCGCGAATTCATCTGTAAAACGAAATCATCTGCAAGAGTTTTGTTTGCGGAGACAACCCCTCATCCGGCGCTTCGCGCCACCTTCTCCCACAAGGGGAGAAGGTACAGCGGAGATCGCGGTTGGCGCATCTCAACTACGCTTCCGCATTCCAGTACATGTCACGCCGCTTCCTTCAAATCGCCATTCATCAGCCGTCGCGCTGCGCGTTCGGCTTCGCGGGCGTTGCGGAAGATCTGGCCTTCGAGGCGGTTGAAGCGATGGGAGGAAGCGAAGAAGCGGTATCCTTCTGGGTTGCGTACGACGATACCTGCGGTCTTTGAATCGACTTCGATGATGTAGCTGTCCGGCATTACCCGTGATCCTCAATGCGGGCAAATAACGGTGCTCCTGTCCAAAGGTTCCTAAGGACACTGCGGCCGTTTCCACCCCGAATCGACACGCAATGGAGTACGCTGCGACCTCATCCGTTTTGTGACTTGTTCTTGGCGAAGCCGCGACATCGGCGGCGCACGATCACCACATGCGTTAAGGCAACACATGCGTTGAGGCTCCGCGCGCTTACGTCGCGATCGGCGACTCGGTGCCGTTGACGGTCTGCGGGCGGCCGTGATCGTCGATCGACACATAGGTGAAGTTGCCGTCGGTGACGAGGAACGGATGCTGTTCGCCGCGGCGCAGCGCCCAGGCTTCGAGACGCACGGTGAGCGAGGTGCGCCCCACGCGCACGAGCGTGGCATAGACCGAGACGAGATCGCCGACATAGACCGCTTTACGAAAATTCATCGCTTCGATCGCGACCGTCACGGTGCGCGACTTCGCGACTTTCGAGGCGAACACGCCGCCACCGACGTCCATCTGGCTGAGCAGCCAGCCGCCGAAGATGTCCCCATTGGCGTTGGTGTCGGCGGGCATCGCAAGCGTGCGGATGCAGAGATCACCGCGCGGTTCGGTATCGGTCTGTTCGGTCATGCGTCTCTCATCTGACAGTTCTTACGCGGTCACGAGTACCATGCTTAGCTCGAGGCCGAATATCAACACCGTCATTCCGGGGCGCGCGAAGCGCGAGCTATGATGCGCAATTGCGCATCTGAGAATCCATTGGACCGCAGAGATCCGGGCCTGCGCTTATCGGCGCATCCCGGAATGACGGAAGACCTAGTCCGGCCTGACCATCTCGAACATGTTTTCCGGCTTGATCTCGAAATAGTCGCCGCGCCGTCCCGCACGGACGATCGGACGGGTCGCAGCCGTCTGGTAGACGCCGTCCTTGATGAAGGCCTTGTCGATGTGGACGGCGACGACCTCGCCGAGTGTCAACCAGGCGTCGGCTTGCCGGCCGTCGGCGCCCTTGAGGCGCACGATGTCGGACACTTTGCATTCGAAGGCGACCGGGCTTTCGCCGACGCGCGGCACGTTGACGAGCCTGCCGGGCACGGCGGTGAGCCCTGCGATCTTGAATTCGTCGACCTCGGGGGCGACATGGGCGGCGGTCGCGTTCATCTGTTTCGCCAGGTCCATGGTGGCGAGATTCCAGACGAACTCTTTTGTCGCTTCGATATTGCCGACGGTGTCCTTCCAGTTGGTGGAGGAGAAGCCGATGATCGGCGGGGTGTAGCAGAAAGCGTTGAAGAAGCTGTAGGGCGCGAGGTTGACGTGCCCGTTCGTGTCACGCGAGGAGATCCAGCCGATCGGCCGCGGCGCGATGATGGCGTTGAAGGGATCGTGCTTGAGGCCATGGCCCTTGCCTGGCTCGTAGAAGTGCAGGTCTTTCTCGGTCACGTTGGCTTTTCCCCGATCGTCATTGCGAGCGCAGCGAAGCACTCCAGAATCCCTCCGACGAGACAGTCCGGATTGCTTCGCTGCGCTCGCAATGACGGAGTTTGCTGGTTCGTCCTGCGCGCCATTATCTCGTCATTCCGGGCCGGTCCGCAGGACCGAACCCGGAATGACGGCCAGTCCTTATAGGAGAAATTCCGCCACGCGTCAGTGACGCGGCGACAGGCCTGCGATGACGAAATCGATCATCTGGTCGATCGTCGGGCCCGGCTTGGTGGCGCATTGGGCGATCATCTGGGGGTGGAAGAAGCGCATCATCGCGGTGCAGGCGCAGAGCGAGGCCAGCTGCAGGTCCGGAGCCTCGAATTCGCCGGAGGCGACACCCTGGGCGATCATCTGGCCGATGATCGAGGCGATACACTCCATATGGGCGACGCAGACGTCCCAGTCTTCCTGCATCGCGATCTCGACCATCTCATGCAGCTTGGAATCACCGACATAGCGCTCGGTATTCATGCGATGGATGGTCGTCAGAAGCTGCCGGAAGCGGTCGCGCACCGGACCGGGCTGGGCCACGATCCGCTGCGCATCAAGTTCGACCTCGCCCATCAACGCCCGGGCGACGGACTGATGGATCGCCTTCTTCGATTCGAAGAAGCGATAGACGTTGGCCGGACTCATCCGAAGCTCTTTGGCGATGTCGCCGACAGTGGTCTTCTGGTAGCCGATCTGGCGGAACAGCCGCTCGGCCACCTCGAGGATGCGCTCCCGGGTGTCGCTTTCGATATGTTCCGAAACCAGTGTCATCTGTCAGGACTCGTCAATACTCACTCTTCATCTATTCAGCGGCCTCAGCAAGCGGAAATGCGGGCTCGGCATCGCTACCATGTTGCGGTGCAACTTCCGGCTGCTCGGCCGTTCCAGCCTCGTCCAGGCTCTTGCGGAACCAGAGGGCATAGAGGCCCGGCAGATACAGGAGCGTCAGGAAGGTCGCAACGAACAAGCCGCCCATGATGGTGATCGCCATCGGGCCCCAGAACGCCGAGCGCGACAGCGGGATCATGGCGAGGATCGCAGCGAGCGCGGTGAGCACCACCGGACGGGCGCGGCGGACGGTCGCCTCCACGATCGCCTCACGCCGGGTCAGGCCATGGGAGACGTCTGTCTCGATCTGGTCGACCAGGATGACCGCGTTGCGCATGATCATGCCGGCAAGCGCGATCAGGCCGAGCAGTGCCACGAAGCCGAACGGCTGGTTGGCGACATTGAGCCCGAGGGACGCACCGACGATGCCCAGCGGCGCGGTGAGGAACACCAGGATCAGGCGCGAGAAGCTCTGAAGCTGGATCATCAGAAGCGTCAGCATCACCATGACCATCACCGGGAAGAGGATGAAGATCGAGGCATTGCCCTTGGCGGATTCCTCGAATGCGCCGCCCGGCTCGATGCGGTAGGCCGGCTCGAGGTAGTCCTTGATCTGTTGCAGCTTCGGCGCGATCTGGCTGGTGACGTCGGGCGCCTGCACGCCGTCGACGACGTCGGAGCGCACGGTGATCGCCATGTCGCGGTTGCGCCGCCACAGGATCGGCTCCTCGTGGGAATACTCGATCTTGGCGATCTGCTGGAGCGGAACGGCGACGCCATTGCGCGAGGTGATGGTGAGATCGCCGACATGGGCGAGGTCGAGCCGCTCGGACGGGATCGCACGGGCGACCACGCCGACCTTCTCGATGCCGTCGCGCACGGTCGTCACCTGCGCACCGGAGATCAGCATCGCGAGCGACTGCGAGACCTCCTGCGGGGTGAGTCCCATCGCACGCGCACGGTCCTGATCGACGACGAGCTTGAGGTACGGCGACTGCTCGTTCCAGTCGAGCTGGACGTCCTTGACGTTCTTGTTCTGCCGCATGACGTCGCGCACCTGGTAAGCGATCTCGCGCACCTTGTTGGGATCGGGGCCGATCACGCGGAACTGCACGGGGAAGCCGACCGGCGGGCCGAAATTGAAGCGGTCGACGCGGACGCGGGCTTCGTTGAGCGCACCGTCGGCAACGGCGTTCTCGAGCTTCGCCTTGATACGCTCGCGCGCCTCGACACCCTTGGCGACGATGACGATCTCGGCAAAGGCCTCGTTCGGCAGTTGCGGATTGAGGCCGAGCCAGAAGCGCGGCGAGCCCTGCCCGACATAGGCCGTGTAGGTCGCGATGTCCTTGTCGTCCTTCAACAGCTTCTCGGCGTCCTTCACCGCCTTTTCGGTGACGTTGAAGGCCGTGCCTTCCGGCAGGCGGAGCTGGAGGAACAGCTCGGGCCGCTCTGAGAGCGGGAAGAACTGCTGCTGGACGTGACCAAAGCCGACGATCGAGGCGACGAAGACGCCGACGGTCGCGACCACCACCGTGATGCGGTGGTTGACGCACCACTGCACGATGGCGCGAAGGCCGCGATACATCCGCGTCTCATAGACCGCGTGCGGATCGTGGTTGTGGTGCAGCTTGATGTTGGGGAGCAGCTTGACACCGATGTAGGGCGTGAAGATCACCGCAACGAACCATGAGGCGACCAGCGCGATCGCCACGATCCAGAAGATGCTGCCGGCATATTCGCCGACCGCCGAATTGGCAAAGCCGATGGGGAGGAAGCCAGCGGCCGTGACCAGCGTTCCCGTCAGCATCGGAAACGCAGTCGATTCCCAGGCAAAGGACGCCGCGCGGATGCGGTCCCAGCCCTGCTCCATCTTCACCACCATCATCTCGACCGCGATGATGGCGTCGTCAACGAGCAGGCCGAGCGCGATGATCAGCGCACCGAGCGAGATGCGGTGCAGGTCGAGCGACATCGAGTTCATGACGATGAAGACGATGCCGAGCACCAGCGGCACGGACAGCGCGACCACGATGCCGGTGCGCCAGCCGAGCGCGACAAAGGACACGAACAGCACGATCGCGAGCGCTTCCACGAAAGAGTGCACGAACTCGCCCACGGCGTGCTCGACCACGTTGGGCTGGTCGGCAATCAGCCCGACGTCGATGCCCTGCGGCACCGCCTTCATGAATTCGCCGGTCGCCTTTTCGACGTTCTTGCCGAGCTCGAGGATGTTGGCGCCCTTGGCGGTGACCACGCCGATGCCGATCGCGGGCTTGCCTTCCTGGCGCACCATGAAGCTCGGCGGATCGACGTAACCATGCGTGACGGTCGCGATGTCGCCGAGGCGGAAGACGCGGCCGTTGCTCTCGACGGGGGTTTCGGCAACGGCCTTGGCGCCGTCGAGCGCGCCGGTGACGCGCAGCGGCACGCGCTGCGAGGAGGTTTCGACCGTGCCGGCGGGGGTCACGTTGTTCTGCTTGGCGAGCGAATCGAACAGCGCCTGCGGCGTGACGCCGAGGGTCGCGAGTTTCGCATGCGAGAACTCGACATAGACGCGCTCGTCCTGCGTGCCGTAGACGTCGACCTTGGTCACGCCGGGAACCTTAAGGAGGCGCTGACGGAAACCTTCGGCGGTCTTCTTGAGCTGCGCATAGTCGGCGCCGTCGCCGGTCATCATGTAGAGAATGGAATCGACGTCGGAGAACTCGTCGTTGACGACGGGTCCGAGAATGCCCGAGGGCAACTGGCCCTGCACGTCGACCAGCTTCTTGCGCAGGAGATAGAAGAGATACGGTACGTCCTTCGGCGGCGTGCTGTCGCGGAAGGTCACCTGCATCGCGGTGAAGGCTGGCTTCGAGTAGGTCTGCACCTTCTCGAAATAGGGAAGCTCCTGGAGCTTCTTCTCGATGGGGTCGGCGACCTGGGCCTGCATCTCCTGCGCGGTGGCGCCCGGCCAGATCACGGAGACGTTGACCACCTTCACGGTGAAGAACGGATCTTCGGCGCGCCCGAGCTTCTGATAGGAAAAGAACCCGGCGGCGCCAAGCACGATCATCAGGAACAGCACCAGCGTCGGATGGCTGACGGCCCAGGCGGAAAGGTTGAAGCGCTTCATCGCACTCTCTCCAGAGGTGACCCAATTGCCAAGAACAAAACAACCAACCCTGTTAAACCCGTCATTGCGAGGTAGCGAAGCGATCCAGGGGGCTGGGCAGGTTCCGGATCACTTCGCCGCTTCTTCCATCGCATTTGCGCGACGGCCGAAACTCACCTCGCAATGACGAACCGTGTAACTAGAACGATAGCGAGGACACGATCCGGACCTTCTGGTTCGGATCGAGCTTTTGCACGCCGAGCGCGACGATCTTCGCACCCTCTTCCACGCCACTGGTGATGACGACGTCGTTGCTCTCGTAGGATTTCACCGTGACCGGCTTCAGCGCCACCGTGCCGTTGTCGTCGACGACATAGAAGGAAGGCTTGCCGCCTTCGTTGAACAGCGCCGACAGCGGCAGTCGCGCGACGCGCTCGCTCGCGGCGTCCGACAGCGTCAGTGTCGCGGTCATGCCCAGCGCGACCTTGTCGTCGGCTTCCGGCAGTGAGAATTTTGCAAGATAAGTGCGCGTGGCGGGATCGGCGGCAGGCGCGATCTCGCGCAGCTTGGCGGCGTATTTCTTGTTGGGCTCCGACCAAAGAGTGACGCTGGCGACGCCCGACTTGGCGCGTCCGACCAGCGTCTCAGGGATCGCGACGACCGCTTCCTTCTCGGCAAAGCGGGCGACGCGGATCGAAGCCTGGCCCGCGGCGACCACCTGGCCGGGCTCGATCAGCGTTGCGGTGACGACGCCGCGGGCGTCGGCGTTGAGCGTCGCGTAGGAAAGGGAATTCTTGGTCAACTCGACCGAGCGCTCGGCGCGATTCAACCGCGCGCGGGCCTCGTCGGCGGCGGCGCGGCTCGAATCCATCTGCGCGTCGGTGGTCCAGCCCTTGGCCTTCAGATCCTTGGCGCGCTGCTCGGCGGCAGCGGCCTGGGCCAGCACGCCGGTCGCGGCGGTCTGCTCGGCCACGGCCTGCTCGGCCTGGAGCTTCAGATCGACTTCATCGAGGGTCGCGAGCGGCTGGCCCTCCTCGACGGTCTGGCCGACCTCAACCAGGCGCTTGGCCACCTTGCCGGCGACCCGGAAACCGAGGTCGCTCTCGATCCGGGGCCTGATGGTGCCGACGAAGCTGCGCTCCGGCGTATCGGCCTCGTAATGGGCGGTTGCGACCAGAACCGGCCGCGGCGGCTCGGCTTTTTGCGCCACGGTGTCATTGCATCCGGCCAGCGCGACCGCCATCAGAGCCAGCGAAGCACCTGCCAAGAGCTTGGAATAGCTCGACAAAATCGACCGGACGAACATCGGACACTCCTGCGGCTGTGTTCTGGAGGAATGTCGACTAATCACTGATAAAAGTCAATAATCGTCAGTCATCAGAAAAACGTGAGCGTTAAGGGATGGTAAGGAGCCCCTTCCCGTCGCCCTGGCGAAAGCCAGGGTGAATCTAGATGGGGAAGTCATTCCGGGTCGATGCGCAGCGCCGAACCCGGACTCCCGAGATTCCGGGTTCGCGCTCCGCGCGCCCCGGAATGACGGCAACCCTCACCGCCCCTCTTCAGCGAACTCGTGCTCGCTCTCGTGACCGCCGACGAAGACCAGGACGCCGGCGATCAGGGGCAGGATGGCAAGGACCAGGAGGCCGGTCGAGGTCTGGCCGGTGGCTTCCTTGACCCAGCCGATCAGATAGGGGCCGCCGAAGCTGGCGAGATTGCCGATCGAGTTGATCAGCGCGATGCCGCCCGCGGCGGCCGTGCCGGAGAGCCATGCGGTCGGCAGGGTCCAGAACACGCCGAAGCAGCAGAACACGCCGATCGCGGCCACCGTCAGCGCCACCATCGTCAGGGTGGGATCGGTGAGATAGGAGGAGACGGCGAGCGCGACGGCGGTGAGGAGCAGCGGCGCGCCGACATGCATCACGCGCTCGCGCGTGGCGTCGGAATGCCGCGCCCACAGGATCATGGCGATGGTGCCGAACAAATACGGGATCGCGGTGACGAAGCCGGTCTGCGCGTTGGTGAGGCCAAAGGCCTTCACGATCTGCGGCAGCCAGAACTGCATGCCGTAGAGCGCGCCGACGAAGCCGAAGTAGATCAGGCTCAGCGTAATCACCTTCGGCGACGACAAGGCTTCGCCGAGCGAGAGGTGCTTCACCGCCTGCTTGGCCGCGATCTCCGAATCAAGCCTGGCCTTGAGCCAGGCCTTCTGCTCGGCCGACAGCCAGTCCGCCTTCTCCGGCTTGTCCGTGAGATAGAACCAGGTGACGATGCCGAGCAGAACCGACGGCACGCCCTCGATGATGAAGAGCCACTGCCAGCCCTGCAAGCCGAGCACGCCGTCAAGCCCGAGCAGCAGGCCCGAGATCGGCGCGCCGATCACGGTCGAGACCGGCACTGCGATGGCAAAGGCCGCGAGGAAGCGCGCGCGATATTCGGCCGGGTACCAATAGGTGAGATAAAGGATGATGCCGGGGAAGAAGCCGGCTTCGGCGACGCCGAGCAGGAAGCGCAGGACGTAGAAGCTGGTGACGCCGCTCACCAGCGCCATCAGCGCCGAGATGATGCCCCAGGTCACCATGATGCGGGCGATCCAGCGGCTCGCGCCGAATCTCTCCAGCGCCAGGTTGCTCGGCACCTCGAAGATGAAATAGCCGATGAAGAAGATGCCGGCGCCCCAGGAGAAGATCAGCGGCGTGAACTTCAATTCCGCATTCATGGTCAGCGCGGCGAAGCCGAGATTGACGCGGTCGAGATAGGAAAAGAAGTAGGCCAGCACCAGGAATGGAATCAGGCGCCAAGAGATGGCGCGGATGGTCGAGGTCTCGATCGCGCTCTTATTCGGGTTCTTGGCTTTGCCTGCGGAACCGGCAATGGTGGTGGTGGTCTGGCTCATGGCGTCCCCCTGGTTGTTGCTTTTCTTAGGTCTGAAGGCGGTTTTGAGCATCGCGGCGAAAGAGTCAATGGAGCGAGCAATGCACGGAACGCAATCGACCACCCCTGTTGCGCCGCCGCAGGCATCGCTGGTCCGCGCCGCCCTCGCCCTCGTCGTGATCGCCTGCGGCCTCGCCTTGCGCTGGTACGGCTTTCCGCTTGGGCTCTCCGCCTTCGTCGTGAAGTATGGCGGCTCGCTGCTATGGGCGACCATGGTGTTCTTCCTGGTCGGAGCCCTGCTGCCACACCTGACGCGGCCACAGATTGCGGGCATTGCGGCGGCGATCGCGATCGTCGTCGAACTGTCCCGGCTGGTGCATACGCCCTGGCTCGATGCGTTCCGCCTGACGACCGCCGGTGCGCTGCTCCTGGGGCGGATCTTTTCGCTGTGGAATATCGTGGCCTACGCGATCGGAATCGTGTTCGGCGCCTGGATCGACCGCCTCGTTGCGCTGCGTAGGGTGGGTTAGCCGAAGGCGTAACCCACCGCGGTTCATCCACGCGGAAACTGAAGTGGTGGGTTACGCTTCGCTAACCCACCCTACGCTGGCTACGAAGTCGCATCCTCCTCCGCCAATTGAAAGCGCTCGAAACGATCGAGCTCGTCCTCGATCCTGCGCTTCAGCTCCTTGCGGCCGGCGGTCTTTTTGCCGTTGCCGACCCAGGTCCATTTCTGCATCAGGAGTTTCTTGCTCTGCCGGTCGGCCTTGAGATCCAGCGCGGCCACGATCTCGTCACCGACGAGCACCGGTAGCGCGAAATA
This region of Bradyrhizobium sp. CCGUVB1N3 genomic DNA includes:
- a CDS encoding MFS transporter, giving the protein MSQTTTTIAGSAGKAKNPNKSAIETSTIRAISWRLIPFLVLAYFFSYLDRVNLGFAALTMNAELKFTPLIFSWGAGIFFIGYFIFEVPSNLALERFGASRWIARIMVTWGIISALMALVSGVTSFYVLRFLLGVAEAGFFPGIILYLTYWYPAEYRARFLAAFAIAVPVSTVIGAPISGLLLGLDGVLGLQGWQWLFIIEGVPSVLLGIVTWFYLTDKPEKADWLSAEQKAWLKARLDSEIAAKQAVKHLSLGEALSSPKVITLSLIYFGFVGALYGMQFWLPQIVKAFGLTNAQTGFVTAIPYLFGTIAMILWARHSDATRERVMHVGAPLLLTAVALAVSSYLTDPTLTMVALTVAAIGVFCCFGVFWTLPTAWLSGTAAAGGIALINSIGNLASFGGPYLIGWVKEATGQTSTGLLVLAILPLIAGVLVFVGGHESEHEFAEEGR
- a CDS encoding TetR/AcrR family transcriptional regulator; its protein translation is MTLVSEHIESDTRERILEVAERLFRQIGYQKTTVGDIAKELRMSPANVYRFFESKKAIHQSVARALMGEVELDAQRIVAQPGPVRDRFRQLLTTIHRMNTERYVGDSKLHEMVEIAMQEDWDVCVAHMECIASIIGQMIAQGVASGEFEAPDLQLASLCACTAMMRFFHPQMIAQCATKPGPTIDQMIDFVIAGLSPRH
- a CDS encoding DUF2809 domain-containing protein encodes the protein MHGTQSTTPVAPPQASLVRAALALVVIACGLALRWYGFPLGLSAFVVKYGGSLLWATMVFFLVGALLPHLTRPQIAGIAAAIAIVVELSRLVHTPWLDAFRLTTAGALLLGRIFSLWNIVAYAIGIVFGAWIDRLVALRRVG
- a CDS encoding acyl-CoA thioesterase; translation: MTEQTDTEPRGDLCIRTLAMPADTNANGDIFGGWLLSQMDVGGGVFASKVAKSRTVTVAIEAMNFRKAVYVGDLVSVYATLVRVGRTSLTVRLEAWALRRGEQHPFLVTDGNFTYVSIDDHGRPQTVNGTESPIAT
- a CDS encoding HAD family phosphatase, producing the protein MSQATGHALLFDIDGTLADTDALHREAFNQVFGPRGHVFDHARFSKELQGFSNASIGERFLPRESLEARAAIMDEKEHIFRTLVAGQIKPVPGLMALLDKADATGIPMVAVTNAPRLNAQMLLSGLGIMDRFKAIVIGDELPHGKPHPLPYLEGLRFAGAAAHASIAFEDSRSGIQSASAAGIPTIGMRTSLSHDDLVAAGAVASAGAYDDDALMELVAAAMKW
- a CDS encoding flavin reductase family protein is translated as MTEKDLHFYEPGKGHGLKHDPFNAIIAPRPIGWISSRDTNGHVNLAPYSFFNAFCYTPPIIGFSSTNWKDTVGNIEATKEFVWNLATMDLAKQMNATAAHVAPEVDEFKIAGLTAVPGRLVNVPRVGESPVAFECKVSDIVRLKGADGRQADAWLTLGEVVAVHIDKAFIKDGVYQTAATRPIVRAGRRGDYFEIKPENMFEMVRPD
- a CDS encoding efflux RND transporter periplasmic adaptor subunit produces the protein MFVRSILSSYSKLLAGASLALMAVALAGCNDTVAQKAEPPRPVLVATAHYEADTPERSFVGTIRPRIESDLGFRVAGKVAKRLVEVGQTVEEGQPLATLDEVDLKLQAEQAVAEQTAATGVLAQAAAAEQRAKDLKAKGWTTDAQMDSSRAAADEARARLNRAERSVELTKNSLSYATLNADARGVVTATLIEPGQVVAAGQASIRVARFAEKEAVVAIPETLVGRAKSGVASVTLWSEPNKKYAAKLREIAPAADPATRTYLAKFSLPEADDKVALGMTATLTLSDAASERVARLPLSALFNEGGKPSFYVVDDNGTVALKPVTVKSYESNDVVITSGVEEGAKIVALGVQKLDPNQKVRIVSSLSF
- a CDS encoding DeoR/GlpR family DNA-binding transcription regulator, encoding MTGLTHRQAEILNIARASGRVMVEELARRFEVSAQTIRKDLNDLCERRSLTRIHGGAIIASGVENLAYEARRFVAADEKKAIGAAAASLIPNGCSLFINIGTTTEEVASALTSHEDLLVITNNLNVAMLLYRHPRIEVVVAGGTVRRADGAVVGSTATQLIGQFKVDYAIIGASAIDEEGALLDFDYREVQVAQAIIANARSVMLVADSTKLRRSAPVRIAHISQIQTFVTDQELPERLATICHSKGIEVVEAMPKGSSDDDAVTEPAQDSAPEAAPVVRLR
- a CDS encoding efflux RND transporter permease subunit yields the protein MKRFNLSAWAVSHPTLVLFLMIVLGAAGFFSYQKLGRAEDPFFTVKVVNVSVIWPGATAQEMQAQVADPIEKKLQELPYFEKVQTYSKPAFTAMQVTFRDSTPPKDVPYLFYLLRKKLVDVQGQLPSGILGPVVNDEFSDVDSILYMMTGDGADYAQLKKTAEGFRQRLLKVPGVTKVDVYGTQDERVYVEFSHAKLATLGVTPQALFDSLAKQNNVTPAGTVETSSQRVPLRVTGALDGAKAVAETPVESNGRVFRLGDIATVTHGYVDPPSFMVRQEGKPAIGIGVVTAKGANILELGKNVEKATGEFMKAVPQGIDVGLIADQPNVVEHAVGEFVHSFVEALAIVLFVSFVALGWRTGIVVALSVPLVLGIVFIVMNSMSLDLHRISLGALIIALGLLVDDAIIAVEMMVVKMEQGWDRIRAASFAWESTAFPMLTGTLVTAAGFLPIGFANSAVGEYAGSIFWIVAIALVASWFVAVIFTPYIGVKLLPNIKLHHNHDPHAVYETRMYRGLRAIVQWCVNHRITVVVATVGVFVASIVGFGHVQQQFFPLSERPELFLQLRLPEGTAFNVTEKAVKDAEKLLKDDKDIATYTAYVGQGSPRFWLGLNPQLPNEAFAEIVIVAKGVEARERIKAKLENAVADGALNEARVRVDRFNFGPPVGFPVQFRVIGPDPNKVREIAYQVRDVMRQNKNVKDVQLDWNEQSPYLKLVVDQDRARAMGLTPQEVSQSLAMLISGAQVTTVRDGIEKVGVVARAIPSERLDLAHVGDLTITSRNGVAVPLQQIAKIEYSHEEPILWRRNRDMAITVRSDVVDGVQAPDVTSQIAPKLQQIKDYLEPAYRIEPGGAFEESAKGNASIFILFPVMVMVMLTLLMIQLQSFSRLILVFLTAPLGIVGASLGLNVANQPFGFVALLGLIALAGMIMRNAVILVDQIETDVSHGLTRREAIVEATVRRARPVVLTALAAILAMIPLSRSAFWGPMAITIMGGLFVATFLTLLYLPGLYALWFRKSLDEAGTAEQPEVAPQHGSDAEPAFPLAEAAE
- a CDS encoding nuclear transport factor 2 family protein, with protein sequence MTINRRELAVSALVLTAVGAAPAFAAPAEEEAVAKKVEAFRLAQIAADPKALGALCWDDLSYSHSSGKVEDKATFIANATDGKSKFLSIEYQDPTIKVVGPAAIVRFHWIAEQEMAADGKKVPTNLHILMNWQKQGDDWKLLSRAATKL